Proteins encoded by one window of Channa argus isolate prfri chromosome 1, Channa argus male v1.0, whole genome shotgun sequence:
- the sparcl2 gene encoding SPARC-like protein 1, which translates to MAPSLTFIVILLLSLNTSTAKGGRAQRRQRQVEESLRPYIGRVEPEKLCELLKCHSPVGSWCQVVQENEVLVPKCVCPQSCPRQRAPVCSVLGKTYRNECLLHKEACRKRRHTGLAHTGPCLVPKSKCTEEEKGQFPYRLLDWFLLLSRMGENFATPAPPQSCLSHTERTQLAQQRFSLLDKNKDGKLSRRDLKKLHYKRMPLEHCATPFFQSCDGNRNRKVSLKEWTTCLVDRSEAWFYHFMSMRMGSRKLCPSVKVTNL; encoded by the exons ATGGCCCCAAGCTTGACCTTTATCGTGATTCTGCTTCTGAGTCTCAACACCAGTACAGCCAAG GGAGGCCGAGCCCAGCGCAGACAGAGACAAGTTGAGGAGAGCCTGAGACCCTACATTGGCAGAGTGGAGCCAG AAAAGCTTTGTGAACTGCTGAAATGCCATAGTCCAGTGGGATCTTGGTGCCAAGTAGTTCAGGAAAATGAAGTCCTTGTCCCCAAGTGTGTTTGTCCTCAATCATGTCCACG GCAGAGGGCACCAGTGTGTAGTGTTCTGGGAAAGACTTATAGGAATGAGTGTTTGCTGCATAAAGAAGCCTGCAGAAAGAGACGCCACACTGGACTGGCTCACACAGGACCCTGTCTGG TCCCCAAGAGTAAATGCACTGAAGAAGAGAAAGGTCAGTTTCCGTATCGTCTCCTGGACTGGTTTCTGCTCCTGAGTCGTATGGGGGAGAACTTTGCAACCCCTGCCCCGCCCCAGAGCTGCCTCAGCCACACAGAGAGGACACAACTTGCACAG CAAAGATTTTCCCTGCTGGACAAGAACAAAGATGGCAAGTTGAGTCGCCGGGACCTGAAGAAGCTGCATTATAAGAGGATGCCACTGGAGCACTGTGCCACACCGTTTTTCCA GTCATGTGACGGTAACAGAAACAGGAAGGTGAGCCTGAAAGAGTGGACAACCTGTCTGGTGGATCGCTCTGAGGCCTGGTTCTACCATTTCATGT